In Pochonia chlamydosporia 170 chromosome 3, whole genome shotgun sequence, the following are encoded in one genomic region:
- a CDS encoding histone H4.1 (similar to Metarhizium acridum CQMa 102 XP_007808855.1): MTGRGKGGKGLGKGGAKRHRKILRDNIQGITKPAIRRLARRGGVKRISAMIYEETRTVLKTFLEGVIRDAVTYTEHAKRKTVTSLDVVYALKRQGRTLYGFGG; this comes from the exons atgacTGGAC GCGGCAAGGGCGGCAAGGGCCTCGGCAAGGGTGGTGCCAAGCGTCACCGAAAGATTCTTCGTGACAACATCCAGGGTATTACCAAGCCCGCTATCCGACGTCTCGCTCGtcgtggtggtgtcaagCGTATTTCTGCCATGATCTACGAAGAGACCCGTACTGTTCTCAAGACCTTCCTTGAGGGTGTCATCCGTGATGCCGTCACCTACACTGAGCACGCCAAGCGCAAGACCGTCACTTCTCTTGACGTCGTCTATGCTCTGAAGCGACAGGGCCGCACCCTGTACGGTTTCGGTGGTTAA
- a CDS encoding lipase, GDXG, active site protein (similar to Metarhizium robertsii ARSEF 23 XP_007819635.1) codes for MLLGPVSVLDCLVAGVILAPQLLWTAGLFATLTVVTRGLPFLLFKLPFHFLARYVKARDAQPSFIAESTAFEDMVIRIVRYGFMNFPVKTIRVFLSRQFAYPFLKWRMFRSGYFSFPAQLQEKVLEQGSTTTTGLWIRHNPDREPDVVIYYVHGGGFALGSCYFYLEFLLAMHHLLLKAGFENPAIFALEYTLVPEKTHPTQVNQAVLGYKHILEEIKDASKVCIAGDSAGGLLTLSLLLELGTKAKGHQMNGITALAVPKLAVLISPWITLVSNIHYPSEVDYLERETLWKYGKAYGGSAVHDSAASPGLCEDGNLWRAVSPQRGYFIVYGGEETLAPDAEAFIRHQRKNKVEIDAMEFKGGIHAWPVASLMLSGPWDRRLQGLESIVGQVRKKFTNDTVATKEKVLSLT; via the exons ATGCTCCTCGGCCCCGTTTCTGTCTTGGACTGCCTCGTCGCAGGAGTTATACTCGCGCCCCAGTTACTATGGACTGCTGGACTTTTCGCTACACTGACTGTCGTCACTAGAGGTCTCCCATTTCTTT TGTTCAAACTCCcttttcattttcttgcTCGCTATGTCAAGGCGCGGGATGCACAGCCGTCGTTTATCGCCGAGTCTACTGCTTTTGAGGACATGGTCATTCGAATTGTGAGATATGGCTTCATGAATTTCCCAGTCAAGACCATCAGagtcttcttgtccaggcAGTTTGCCTATCCGTTTTTGAAGTGGAGGATGTTTAGAAGTGGCTATTTTTCGTTCCCGGCTCAATTACAGGAGAAGGTTCTCGAACAG GGCAGTACTACTACCACCGGTCTTTGGATCAGGCATAATCCAGATCGTGAGCCTGATGTGGTGATCTACTATGTTCATG gtggtggttttgcgTTGGGATCGTGCTACTTTTACCTCGAGTTTTTGTTGGCTATGCACCACTTGCTACTAAAAGCTGGCTTTGAGAATCCGGCCATCTTCGCATTAGAGTACACCCTCGTCCCCGAGAAAACGCACCCAACCCAGGTCAACCAAGCTGTCCTTGGTTACAAGCACATTTTAGAAGAGATCAAGGACGCATCCAAAGTGTGCATCGCTGGAGATTCAGCTGGCGGACTATTGACGCTAAGTCTTCTTCTAGAGCTGGGAACGAAAGCAAAAGGGCATCAAATGAACGGCATTACCGCGCTTGCCGTCCCTAAGTTGGCTGTCCTAATTTCCCCTTGGATTACACTAGTATCAAACATACACTATCCATCAGAAGTGGACTATCTAGAAAGGGAGACGCTGTGGAAGTACGGAAAGGCATATGGCGGATCCGCGGTGCATGACTCTGCAGCATCGCCGGGGCTATGCGAAGACGGAAACCTCTGGAGAGCAGTTAGTCCACAACGGGGATACTTCATTGTATATGGCGGGGAGGAGACACTGGCGCCGGACGCCGAGGCCTTCATTCGTCATCAAAGGAAAAACAAAGTCGAGATCGATGCCATGGAGTTCAAGGGTGGCATCCACGCGTGGCCAGTTGCGTCCCTCATGCTTTCTGGGCCTTGGGATCGGCGGCTACAAGGACTCGAGTCTATTGTTGGACAAGTTAGAAAGAAGTTCACTAATGATACTGTCGCAACTAAAGAAAAGGTGTTATCGTTGACATAG
- a CDS encoding nuclear pore complex protein An-Nup82 (similar to Aspergillus niger CBS 513.88 XP_001395466.1): MPKVKSYSAAWLSDSNAPGRQLFEPSSETIRSRTLSPPSKTRSILGPRRTIARRGTEVFAAVGKEIRWADLAYLKDEWSTRQSRGRTGSTGVRIKREDSLQSIGDGDTDSAPGLRVIKTPVADDIRQLVISPNSNYLAILTAYTVHICALPDSSHLTSDDTSPLRPKIYTLGPTTHVTSRSPIMSALWHPLGVNGSCIVTVTADAIVRVWELSTQDRWSYDSPTTSVDLKKLADGTSLDQDFSASTSATNKGFSPDSFEMEVASASFATKGSGGWNPMTLWIAMREGDIYALCPLLPQRWAPPPTLIPSLSVSIVTTVASIEDDPEVDENEKLLAQQQLQWMGELDSQEPQILESLPGEPIVEVFTRPTRPGVVPRLQGPFYLDSNPETGDDLDTTVTDILVIGKKTETDELMMGEDEDLDLDDGDQEGLSLPVICLLSTSGQVRVYLDLEGIQAQWLPPKNKAKVGRLPTTTSPPSLLAFQAIDTMSPVEVSEDCWPVFSHDVMSRYNFYVTHHAGITFVSLTSWVFRLESELLADHEAGTDFRIGLLVNSQSTRDRIYAQPSADVSVALAACVAIRDPDLGYFLLSATPYEPIALTFDTPEIDLAPIRQESPIREREVSMAPLDFYEPRPVYNPPHVFDEGSVLPALLERLRTSRHKTVVNQEVRLSPLTLQIFTDAHKVLSDETYKLGVAAAEVFRRCELLQSELHQQVRKANEVKGKIDTINGVDRNNEAENVMYDRRIAEARDRQERLTNRVDNLRKIVGKATTRDLSTKERAFVDEVKNLEANVLGSLPSSSPSSSSPTTTGGGQESSAAQQSKQLWKRLEEVKKLQTELMADVESIKKSGEVDVAASGELRIPQDIRRSKLQQVQGLLARETALVEAVTSRLERLQTSV, from the exons ATGCCAAAGGTCAAGTCATACTCGGCGGCTTGGCTGTCCGACAGCAATGCTCCGGGTCGCCAGCTTTTTGAGCCTTCGTCCGAGACGATCCGATCAAGGACCCTTTCACCACCGTCTAAAACCAGATCCATCCTGGGCCCGAGGAGAACGATTGCCCGACGGGGCACAGAGGTCTTTGCTGCTGTAGGCAAGGAGATTCGATGGGCTGACTTGGCCTACCTCAAGGATGAGTGGTCAACCAGGCAGTCTAGGGGGAGAACCGGGTCTACGGGAGTCCGCATCAAGAGAGAGGATTCTTTGCAGTCaattggagatggagacacAGACTCTGCACCTGGTTTGAGG GTTATCAAAACGCCCGTCGCCGATGATATCCGACAGCTAGTCATCTCACCGAATTCAAACTATCTGGCCATTCTCACCGCATACACGGTTCATATCTGCGCCCTGCCTGACTCATCGCATTTGACGAGCGACGATACCTCTCCCCTGCGACCAAAGATTTACACCCTCGGCCCGACGACTCATGTTACTTCAAGATCGCCCATAATGTCAGCTCTGTGGCACCCGCTAGGTGTCAACGGCTCTTGTATTGTCACTGTCACTGCGGACGCGATTGTTCGTGTTTGGGAACTGTCCACCCAAGACCGGTGGTCGTACGATTCACCAACAACTTCGGTAGACCTCAAGAAGCTTGCAGATGGTACGAGTCTGGATCAGGACTTTTCTGCATCCACGTCAGCAACGAACAAGGGATTTTCACCCGACTCATTCGAAATGGAAGTGGCTTCAGCCAGCTTTGCGACTAAGGGTTCGGGCGGCTGGAACCCAATGACTCTTTGGATTGCTATGCGAGAAGGAGATATTTATGCTCTTTGTCCTTTGCTTCCGCAGCGATGGGCACCTCCGCCTACATTGATCCCATCTCTGTCGGTTTCCATCGTCACAACTGTTGCTAGTATCGAAGACGATCCTGAAGTTGACGAGAATGAGAAGCTGTTGgctcagcagcagctgcagtGGATGGGAGAGTTGGATTCTCAGGAACCTCAAATTCTGGAGAGCCTGCCAGGGGAGCCCATTGTCGAGGTGTTTACAAGACCAACTCGACCGGGCGTTGTACCCCGATTGCAGGGACCGTTCTATCTGGACTCGAACCCCGAAACTGGCGATGACCTGGACACCACCGTTACGGATATCTTGGTGATTGGCAAAAAGACGGAGACGGATgagctgatgatgggagAGGACGAGGACCTCGACCTGGACGACGGTGACCAAGAAGGCCTCTCCCTACCCGTTATCTGTCTACTCTCTACAAGCGGTCAGGTTAGGGTGTATCTGGACCTTGAGGGCATTCAGGCGCAGTGGCTTCCACCAaagaacaaggcaaaggTTGGTCgcttgccaacaacgacCAGCCCTCCCTCACTTCTCGCTTTCCAAGCCATCGACACCATGAGCCCCGTTGAGGTGAGCGAGGACTGTTGGCCAGTGTTCAGCCACGACGTCATGTCCAGGTATAACTTTTACGTTACCCATCACGCGGGCATCACATTTGTGTCTCTCACATCATGGGTTTTCCGCCTTGAAAGCGAGCTCCTGGCAGACCACGAGGCTGGCACAGACTTTAGAATCGGGCTATTGGTCAACTCACAATCCACTAGGGATAGGATTTATGCGCAACCAAGTGCCGACGTGTCGGTGGCTCTTGCAGCATGCGTGGCAATCAGGGACCCAGATCTGGGATACTTTCTCCTTTCGGCGACGCCCTACGAGCCGATCGCCCTGACATTTGATACCCCTGAGATTGATCTCGCCCCGATCAGGCAGGAGAGCCCTATTCGGGAACGGGAGGTCAGCATGGCACCGCTCGACTTCTACGAGCCACGACCCGTCTACAACCCGCCCCATGTGTTTGACGAGGGATCCGTGCTGCCAGCGCTATTGGAGCGGCTGCGGACATCTCGTCACAAGACGGTGGTCAACCAGGAAGTGAGGCTTAGCCCTCTGACGCTTCAGATCTTCACAGACGCGCATAAGGTGCTAAGCGACGAGACTTATAAACTGGGCGTAGCGGCGGCTGAAGTCTTCAGGCGATGCGAGCTGCTCCAATCGGAACTGCACCAGCAAGTGAGGAAAGCCAACGAGGTGAAGGGCAAGATTGATACCATCAACGGTGTGGATCGAAACAACGAGGCTGAGAATGTCATGTACGATAGGCGGATAGCCGAGGCGAGAGATCGACAGGAGCGCCTGACCAATCGTGTAGACAACCTGCGCAAGATTGTAGGCAAGGCTACGACGCGAGATCTCAGCACCAAGGAACGCGCGTTTGTGGACGAGGTGAAGAATCTAGAGGCCAATGTGTTGGGGTCattgccgtcgtcgtcgccgtcatcatcatcaccaacaacgACAGGAGGAGGACAGGAATCGAGTGCTGCTCAGCAGTCGAAGCAGCTATGGAAGCGGTTGGAGGAAGTGAAGAAGCTACAGACAGAGTTGATGGCAGATGTGGAAAGTATCAAAAAATCGGGGGAAGTGGATGTCGCAGCATCGGGGGAATTGAGAATCCCGCAAGATATCCGACGATCTAAACTGCAACAAGTGCAAGGCTTACTAGCGAGAGAAACGGCGTTGGTCGAGGCAGTGACGTCGCGCTTAGAGCGACTTCAAACGAGCGTGTAG
- a CDS encoding RNA recognition motif domain-containing protein (similar to Metarhizium robertsii ARSEF 23 XP_007819628.1), whose protein sequence is MRHDIRSTVDRLDRPSAYYNSRNKRRRDRDEDTANGDHPAEPPVDPLADATTLYVGNLSFYTTEEQVYELFSKCGEIKRLVMGLDRFQKTPCGFCFVEYYTHQDALDCMKYIGGTKLDERVIRTDLDPGFEEGRQYGRGKSGGQVRDEYREDFDEGRGGIGRALQRDDEEEDRYR, encoded by the exons ATGCGCCACGACATCCGCAGCACCGTCGACCGTCTCGACCGCCCCAGCGCATACTACAACAGCAGA AACAAGCGCAGACGCGACCGAGACGAAGACACCGCCAACGGTGACCACCCCGCCGAACCACCCGTCGACCCTCTCGCCGACGCAACGACCCTCTACGTCGGCAACCTCTCCTTCTACACCACCGAAGAGCAAGTCTACGAACTCTTCTCCAAGTGCGGCGAAATCAAGCGTCTCGTCATGGGCCTAGATCGCTTCCAAAAGACGCCctgtggcttctgcttcgTCGAGTACTACACCCATCAGGATGCGCTGGACTGTATGAAGTATATTGGTGGTACGAAGCTGGACGAGCGTGTGATTAGGACGGACCTGGATCCGGGGTTCGAAGAGGGCAGGCAGTATGGTAGGGGGAAGAGTGGTGGACAGGTGAGAGATGAGTATCGTGAGGATTTTGACGAGGGGAGAGGTGGTATTGGGAGGGCTTTGCAGcgggatgatgaggaagaggatcGGTATAGGTGA
- a CDS encoding protein bimA (similar to Aspergillus terreus NIH2624 XP_001218319.1): MAPNPAAVGGLLRQVIHYHLDNASYDNALFFAERFAAQDPKAADAAYLYALCHLRLGDHRSAYDISKPMGYRGVNLGCAWVFAQACLALERNKDGIVALEKSKGLWSQKCSVGRHTATTRAGFPDTPAILCLLGKLHRAYGDKKKAVSCFEESLKKNPFMWDAFTALCDMGINVRVPNIFRSNEGLAQSFESDVVSNTAEYAREAPLDVISSKRAITRNVPADLGSDPFNIGFSSAETSSPVVDMFTEAPENDFMSKIQNARLRLAASTSSQPTSVAEGMETPTGPQSLADATAARPVYGQEPPQAPARRARNVQGVDTGLDGPPRMNYRLATKRNARPGQEHHPVELLPDGPTTATTTAAGGGARTGHIAAVERKRTLSGHPVPRSTNTDEHATRRSARLNMFKPSTKANAGAATIGASAGRELKKARPPVSRIIRPGSSGSSVGRVVSGNRKPVDDQADVDHGETSRTREPAPQPAAPKVVESDVVKVEEALKWTLDLMKKLGNGYYSLSRFQCQEALQAFGSLPSAQQGTPWVLSQMGRSYYEQAAYAEAEKFFRRMRVQAPSRLQDMEVYSTVLWHLKRETDLSFLAHELVDSAWHSPQAWCALGNAWSLARDPEQALRCFKRATQLDPKFAYAFTLQGHEHVANEEYDKALTAYRQAIAADRRHYNAYYGIGRVQERLGAYDKAYDHYYAAQTINPNNAVLICCMGGVLEKQKQMIQALHAYSKAAELAPRAAQTRYKKARALLTVGQIEAAQKELMILKDLAPDEATVHFLLGTLYRNTNERQLAVRHFTIALALDPKAGPKIKEAIESFEEDVPMDDSMMA; the protein is encoded by the exons ATGGCACCAAACCCGGCCGCTGTCGGGGGCCTCCTGCGACAGGTGATCCATTATCACCTCGACAATGCCTCCTACGACAACGCGCTATTCTTTGCCGAGCGATTCGCCGCCCAAGATCCCAAGGCCGCAGATGCTGCGTACCTCTATGCGCTTTGCCACCTGCGACTTGGTGACCATCGATCAGCGTATGATATCTCCAAGCCCATGGGATACCGTGGGGTCAACCTGGGTTGTGCTTGGGTCTTTGCTCAAGCCTGTCTAGCGTTGGAGCGAAACAAGGATGGCATCGTGGCTCTTGAGAAGTCGAAAGGCCTGTGGTCGCAGAAATGCAGCGTTGGAAGGCACACGGCTACGACGAGGGCGGGATTCCCGGACACACCCGCTATTCTTTGTTTGCTCGGAAAGCTGCATCGTGCCTATGGGGATAAGAAGAAGGCTGTGAGCTGTTTCGAAGAATCATTAAAGAAAAATCCGTTCATGTGGGATGCGTTTACGGCACTTTGCGACATGGGCATCAACGTTCGTGTCCCCAACATATTTAGATCAAACGAAGGCTTGGCTCAGAGCTTTGAATCAGATGTCGTATCAAACACCGCGGAGTATGCGAGAGAAGCGCCCCTGGATGTAATTTCGTCAAAACGAGCAATCACGAGGAACGTGCCGGCGGATTTGGGATCTGATCCTTTCAATATTGGCTTCTCATCAGCGGAAACAAGCAGCCCTGTGGTGGACATGTTTACGGAGGCTCCCGAGAATGATTTCATGTCCAAAATCCAGAATGCGCGCTTGCGACTTGCGGCATCTACGAGCAGCCAACCGACTTCTGTTGCAGAAGGAATGGAAACTCCGACCGGACCTCAAAGCTTGGCAGACGCAACAGCTGCGAGACCGGTGTATGGACAGGAGCCACCACAGGCGCCAGCGAGGAGAGCCAGGAATGTTCAGGGCGTCGATACTGGGCTCGACGGACCTCCACGTATGAATTACAGGTTAGCAACGAAGAGGAATGCTCGGCCTGGACAGGAGCACCATCCTGTGGAACTATTGCCTGATGGTCCGACAACAGCAACCACAACAGCGGCAGGTGGAGGCGCGAGGACCGGTCACATAGCCGCAGTGGAGAGGAAACGAACGCTTTCAGGCCACCCGGTTCCAAGATCAACTAACACAGACGAGCATGCGACTAGACGGAGTGCCAGGCTCAACATGTTCAAACCTTCTACAAAGGCTAACGCAGGGGCAGCGACGATAGGAGCGTCCGCTGGACGTGAGTTGAAAAAGGCTAGGCCCCCGGTCTCACGTATCATACGACCTGGTTCTAGTGGCTCAAGCGTCGGCAGAGTTGTCAGTGGAAATAGAAAACCTGTGGATGACCAAGCCGACGTCGATCACGGAGAGACCTCAAGAACGAGAGAACCGGCACCACAGCCAGCAGCGCCCAAAGTGGTCGAGTCTGatgttgtcaaagttgaGGAAGCGCTTAAATGGACACTGGATCTCATGAAAAAGCTGGGCAATGGATATTATTCGCTTTCCAGGTTCCAATGTCAGGAGGCTCTGCAAGCCTTCGGCTCACTCCCGTCTGCCCAGCAAGGCACTCCGTGGGTTCTTTCTCAGATGGGCCGATCCTACTACGAGCAAGCAGCCTACGCGGAAGCGGAAAAGTTCTTCCGCAGAATGCGTGTCCAAGCTCCATCTCGTCTGCAAGATATGGAAGTGTACTCGACAGTTTTGTGGCACTTGAAGCGAGAAACTGACCTCTCCTTCCTGGCACATGAACTGGTCGATTCCGCCTGGCACTCGCCGCAGGCTTGGTGTGCTTTGGGTAATGCTTGGTCTCTGGCTCGAGACCCAGAACAGGCGCTTCGCTGCTTCAAACGTGCAACTCAACTCGACCCCAAGTTTGCATACGCTTTCACATTACAAGGACATGAGCACGTCGCCAATGAAGAGTACGACAAGGCACTCACAGCATATCGTCAGGCCATTGCTGCCGACAGACGACACTACAACGCCTACTATGGCATCGGTAGAGTACAGGAGAGGCTTGGCGCCTATGACAAGGCGTACGACCACTATTATGCCGCACAGACTATCAATCCCAACAATGCCGTGCTGATATGCTGCATGGGAGGtgtgttggagaagcagaaacaaatGATACAAGCCCTGCACGCATATTCCAAGGCAGCAGAGCTTGCACCGAGAGCAGCACAAACTCGGTACAAGAAGGCCCGAGCACTGCTCACTGTCGGACAAATTGAGGCAGCGCAGAAGGAGCTGATGATACTCAAAGACCTTGCTCCCGACGAGGCTACTGTTCACTTCCTACTTGGAACGCTGTATAGGAATACGAATGAGAGGCAGTTGGCTGTACGGCACTTCACCATTGCGCTGGCCCTAGATCCAAAG GCTGGACCAAAGATTAAAGAAGCGATTGAAagctttgaagaagatgtaCCGATGGACGATTCAATGATGGCATGA
- a CDS encoding ribosomal protein subunit L31 (similar to Metarhizium acridum CQMa 102 XP_007808853.1): MFGPFRITNPLSGGLLWKIPWRLSRFQKRRHRLRLRAVDSVVATLDSALAKKGQTLEALERWKAEMPTEAEMLPKDKYTIFDRKAKRYRKGIHSMFVGMGGCGRGFRNGLTLLVIKRRRRSIRMLGGDGIQVNSPAYHDNHRLRSVEGWNLAIEWNCLV, encoded by the exons ATGTTCGGACCCTTTAGAATAACGAATCCCCTGTCGGGCGGACTGCTGTGGAAGATCCCGTGGCGACTTTCGCGCTTCCAGAAGCGAAGACACAGATTACGACTCCGGGCGGTGGACAGCGTGGTAGCTACGTTGGATTCGGCGCTTGCGAAGAAGGGACAGACGCTGGAGGCGCTGGAGAGGTGGAAGGCTGAGATGCCGACTGAGGCGGAGATGTTGCCCAAGGATAAATATACAATTTTTGATCGGAAGGCGAAGCGGTATAGGAAGGGGATTCACAGTATGTTTGTGGGGATGGGAGGATG TGGACGAGGGTTTCGCAACGGGTTAACCCTCCTGGTTATTAAACGACGTCGTCGATCGATTCGGATGCTTGGTGGAGATGGGATTCAGGTCAATTCGCCAGCGTATCACGACAACCATCGATTGCGGAGTGTTGAGGGATGGAATTTGGCGATTGAGTGGAATTGCCTTGTATAA
- a CDS encoding trafficking protein particle complex subunit 2 (similar to Beauveria bassiana ARSEF 2860 XP_008595588.1) — protein MSLWSGIIAAPLSISSTRGTRHLQLSHVDTDYNNSLRKARLQHFAPVANAPPIMSYYFAIVGAQDNPLFEYEFGTSKQGGDGQSRFTDQLRHLNQFILHSSLDIAEEVQWSQGYLKCIDKFFNNYISCFVTGANVKFLLLHQPIVPTSTSSSRSSTAIGANPTSPATEEAIKMFFTEVYDNWVKAVMNPFYKANTEVTSPVFRARVAAAGRKYL, from the exons ATGTCC CTGTGGAGCGGAATAATTGCGGCCCCGCTGAGCATCAGCAGCACCAGGGGAACACGGCATCTCCAGCTTTCGCATGTCGACACAGACTACAATAACTCGCTGCGCAAAGCTCGATTGCAACATTTCGCGCCGGTCGCGAATGCACCGCCCATAATGAGCTACTactttgccattgttggcgcCCAGGATAATCCCCTGTTTGAATACGAATTCGGTACATCGAAACAAGGCGGCGATGGGCAGTCCCGATTCACAGACCAACTCCGACACTTGAACCAGTTTATTCTGCATTCTAGTCTCGATATCGCCGAGGAGGTGCAATGGTCACAAGG GTATCTGAAATGTATTGATaaattcttcaacaactACATATCGTGCTTCGTTACTGGAGCAAACGTCAAATTCCTTCTCCTACATCAACCTATTGTTCCTACGTCCACGAGCTCGTCGAGATCATCGACTGCTATTGGCGCAAATCCCACGAGTCCGGCGACAGAGGAGGCAATCAAGATGTTCTTCACGGAGGTATATGATAATTGGGTCAAGGCTGTGATGAATCCGTTCTACAAGGCAAATACAGAGGTTACGAGTCCAGTGTTTAGGGCGAGAGTTGCGGCTGCAGGACGGAAATATTTGTAA